A portion of the Blautia hansenii DSM 20583 genome contains these proteins:
- a CDS encoding BlaI/MecI/CopY family transcriptional regulator, with translation MNTLPQISEAEFEIMKVVWKYAPISTNEITEKLLQTTNWSPKTIQTLIKRLVTKGALTYKKQSRMFIYTPTVNENEYIGQESSSFLNRYYDGDITAMVSAYIENDKLSKSELDTLRTLLSQKPKKGGKEYG, from the coding sequence ATGAATACTCTTCCACAAATTTCCGAAGCTGAGTTTGAGATTATGAAAGTTGTATGGAAATACGCCCCTATCAGCACAAATGAAATTACCGAAAAATTATTACAAACCACAAACTGGAGTCCCAAAACAATTCAAACTCTGATTAAACGTCTTGTAACCAAGGGCGCTCTCACTTACAAAAAGCAAAGCCGTATGTTTATTTATACCCCGACAGTAAACGAAAACGAATATATCGGACAAGAGAGTTCTTCCTTTCTGAACCGCTATTATGACGGCGATATTACAGCAATGGTATCCGCCTATATAGAAAATGACAAATTATCAAAGTCAGAGCTGGATACGCTCCGCACTCTTCTTTCGCAAAAACCGAAAAAAGGAGGAAAAGAATATGGCTGA
- a CDS encoding SDR family oxidoreductase: MGENSEITSKNYLSLSEGLMECGCEVVIVGTSDKVFETADEFKKRGFSCHGVKADFSVREQVYRGFEQCIEKLGGDVDILVNAHGIQRRHSAEEFPIAEWDEVMNVNLNSVFILCQEAAKIMLKKGYGKIINIASMVSWFGGQTVPAYSAAKGGVTQMTKEMSNDWIARGINVNAIAPGYMATKMNEALLDEKNPRYQQITERIPANRWGTGDDMKGCCIFLASHASDYLGGAIIPVDGGYLVK; encoded by the coding sequence GTGGGGGAAAATTCGGAGATAACTTCAAAGAATTACCTATCACTATCAGAGGGACTCATGGAATGTGGATGTGAGGTAGTAATTGTGGGTACGTCTGATAAAGTGTTTGAGACAGCGGATGAATTTAAAAAAAGGGGTTTTTCCTGTCATGGTGTGAAAGCTGATTTTTCTGTGAGAGAGCAAGTATACAGAGGCTTTGAACAGTGTATAGAAAAACTGGGAGGAGATGTAGATATTTTAGTAAATGCCCATGGAATTCAAAGACGTCATAGCGCAGAAGAATTTCCGATAGCGGAGTGGGATGAAGTAATGAATGTAAATTTGAATTCTGTATTTATTTTGTGCCAAGAAGCAGCAAAAATTATGTTAAAAAAAGGATATGGAAAAATTATCAATATTGCATCTATGGTTTCGTGGTTTGGAGGTCAGACAGTGCCGGCATATTCAGCAGCAAAAGGCGGGGTGACTCAGATGACGAAAGAAATGAGTAATGACTGGATTGCCAGAGGAATTAATGTAAACGCTATTGCACCGGGATATATGGCAACAAAAATGAATGAGGCGTTGTTAGATGAAAAAAATCCAAGATATCAACAGATTACAGAGAGAATTCCGGCTAATCGCTGGGGAACAGGAGACGATATGAAGGGATGTTGTATATTCTTAGCTTCACATGCAAGTGATTATCTGGGAGGAGCAATTATTCCTGTGGATGGAGGCTATTTGGTAAAATAA
- a CDS encoding Uma2 family endonuclease, with translation MPFPKTNIHTLEDIYSLPDGERAELINGKIYNMAPPNRIHQKLVMELSGTLREYIKSQHGSCEIYPAPFAVFLGENTPNYVEPDISVICDKNKLTDKGCNGAPDFVIEIVSPGSRKMDYSTKNALYSDFGVREYWIVDPAKERTTVYRYEEDAAPIIIPFSMPIAVGIYQNLSITIADTIAELLE, from the coding sequence ATGCCATTTCCAAAAACAAACATCCATACACTGGAAGATATCTATTCCCTGCCGGATGGAGAACGTGCGGAACTGATTAACGGAAAAATTTACAATATGGCGCCGCCAAACCGAATTCATCAGAAACTTGTAATGGAATTATCTGGAACATTAAGAGAATATATAAAATCTCAGCATGGTTCTTGTGAAATCTATCCTGCTCCATTTGCCGTATTTCTGGGAGAAAATACCCCAAACTATGTAGAACCAGATATTAGTGTTATTTGCGATAAAAACAAACTTACGGATAAGGGGTGTAATGGCGCTCCGGATTTCGTGATTGAAATCGTTTCACCCGGCAGTCGTAAAATGGACTATTCTACTAAGAATGCTCTTTATTCTGACTTCGGTGTTCGGGAATATTGGATTGTAGATCCTGCAAAAGAGAGGACCACTGTATATCGTTATGAAGAAGATGCTGCTCCTATAATTATACCTTTTTCTATGCCTATCGCCGTAGGAATTTATCAAAATCTTTCTATCACCATTGCGGACACCATTGCGGAACTTTTAGAATAA
- a CDS encoding cell wall hydrolase yields MNKKSRQKKARLAAVAVLMMTIMFSSQQVSAKEEIQVREEGLKSIIQGVAISQNTQKAVKRIGTSFEVVLVGQRMGKREIQSRLDFGNQGAEEVKRLKEKSIGFTENKLVMSDEDYNTLLKIVEAEAGGEDIKGKILVANVIFNRMKSPDFPSTVTEVVWENVAGSPQFSPTADGRIHTVTVSEETREAVNRAIDGEDYSKGALFFMEEAYADKSNVQWFKKDLKFLFKHGVHDFYTYP; encoded by the coding sequence ATGAATAAAAAGAGCAGACAGAAAAAGGCAAGATTAGCAGCCGTTGCAGTGCTGATGATGACAATCATGTTTTCGTCTCAACAGGTAAGTGCCAAGGAAGAAATACAGGTACGTGAGGAAGGCTTGAAATCTATTATTCAAGGCGTTGCAATCAGCCAGAATACCCAAAAAGCAGTAAAGAGAATAGGAACTTCTTTTGAAGTGGTTCTGGTAGGACAGCGAATGGGAAAAAGAGAAATTCAGTCTCGCTTGGATTTTGGAAATCAAGGGGCTGAGGAAGTAAAGCGCTTAAAAGAGAAATCCATTGGTTTTACGGAAAATAAGCTGGTCATGTCTGATGAGGACTATAATACTCTTCTTAAAATTGTAGAAGCAGAAGCCGGAGGGGAAGATATAAAAGGGAAAATTCTGGTGGCAAATGTTATTTTTAACAGAATGAAAAGTCCTGATTTTCCTTCAACCGTTACAGAGGTGGTGTGGGAAAATGTAGCAGGAAGTCCCCAGTTTTCTCCTACGGCAGACGGCAGAATTCATACGGTCACCGTTTCAGAGGAAACGAGAGAGGCAGTAAATCGGGCAATAGACGGAGAAGATTATTCCAAGGGCGCATTGTTCTTTATGGAAGAAGCTTATGCTGATAAAAGCAATGTGCAGTGGTTTAAAAAGGATTTGAAATTTTTATTCAAACATGGTGTCCACGATTTTTATACATATCCATAA
- a CDS encoding 2-isopropylmalate synthase: protein MNYHKYKRQYFLPPVKCMDWAEKDYVEKAPVWCSVDLRDGNQALVIPMNLQQKIEFFKLLTKIGFKEIEVGFPAASETEYTFIRTLIEEKLIPDDVTIQVLTQAREHIIKKTFEAVKGAKNVIIHVYNSTSLAQREQVFKKSKDEILKIAVKGAQLLKDLTEQAGENYRFEYSPESFTGTEPEYALEVCNAVLDVWKPQSDRKAIINLPVTVQHSMPHVYASQVEYICKNIKYRENVVISLHPHNDRGCGVADAEMGLLAGADRIEGTLFGNGERTGNADIVTIALNMYAQGVCPELDFSEMTEICEKYEGFTGMKINERSPYSGELVFAAFSGSHQDAIAKGMHWQEEKQPEHWTVPYLPIDPSDLGRNYDADVIRINSQSGKGGVGYILETKFGLNLPPKMREAMGYTAKAVSDHRQKELLPEEIFELFKKTFENTSSPLTVEETHFEKSENGVVAEIKSSFNQKPISVKASGNGSLNAVSNALKKAYGFQYEVVTYQEHALEKSSHARAIAYVGIQKPDGALAWGAGVHEDIIHASIDALVAAINNR, encoded by the coding sequence ATGAATTACCATAAATATAAAAGACAGTATTTTCTTCCGCCGGTGAAGTGCATGGATTGGGCAGAAAAAGATTATGTAGAAAAAGCGCCGGTGTGGTGCAGCGTAGATTTACGTGACGGAAATCAAGCGCTTGTCATTCCGATGAATTTACAGCAGAAAATCGAGTTTTTTAAGCTCCTTACAAAAATAGGCTTTAAGGAAATTGAGGTGGGATTTCCGGCAGCCTCCGAGACAGAATATACTTTTATTCGTACGTTGATTGAAGAAAAGCTTATTCCAGATGATGTTACCATTCAGGTTTTAACACAGGCAAGGGAACATATTATTAAAAAGACTTTTGAAGCTGTAAAAGGCGCAAAAAACGTTATTATTCACGTTTATAATTCTACTTCTTTAGCACAGAGGGAGCAGGTTTTCAAAAAGAGTAAAGATGAAATTTTGAAAATTGCCGTAAAGGGCGCACAGCTTTTAAAGGATTTAACAGAGCAGGCAGGAGAGAACTATCGCTTTGAATACAGTCCGGAGAGCTTTACAGGCACAGAGCCGGAATATGCGCTGGAGGTGTGCAATGCGGTGCTGGATGTATGGAAACCTCAAAGTGACAGAAAAGCAATTATCAATCTGCCGGTTACGGTTCAGCATTCCATGCCTCATGTCTATGCAAGTCAGGTTGAATATATCTGTAAAAATATAAAATATAGAGAAAACGTTGTGATTTCTCTTCATCCGCACAATGACAGAGGCTGTGGTGTGGCAGATGCGGAAATGGGACTTTTAGCAGGAGCAGATCGTATTGAGGGGACACTTTTTGGAAATGGCGAACGTACAGGAAATGCGGATATTGTTACAATTGCATTGAATATGTATGCACAGGGTGTTTGCCCTGAATTGGATTTTTCAGAAATGACAGAAATCTGTGAAAAATATGAAGGATTTACAGGCATGAAAATCAACGAGCGAAGTCCTTATAGTGGTGAATTAGTTTTTGCAGCATTTTCCGGTTCTCATCAGGATGCTATTGCAAAGGGTATGCACTGGCAGGAAGAAAAGCAGCCTGAACATTGGACAGTGCCGTATCTTCCGATTGATCCTTCTGATTTAGGACGTAATTATGACGCTGATGTCATTCGTATTAACAGCCAGTCAGGAAAGGGCGGCGTAGGCTATATTCTGGAAACAAAATTTGGTTTAAATCTTCCTCCTAAAATGCGAGAAGCAATGGGGTATACGGCAAAGGCAGTGTCTGACCACAGACAAAAAGAACTTTTACCGGAAGAAATCTTTGAATTATTTAAGAAGACCTTTGAAAATACAAGTTCTCCGCTAACCGTGGAAGAAACTCATTTTGAAAAATCGGAAAACGGCGTAGTTGCAGAGATTAAATCAAGTTTCAATCAAAAGCCAATTTCTGTAAAAGCATCCGGAAACGGAAGCTTAAATGCAGTGAGCAATGCGCTGAAAAAGGCTTATGGCTTCCAGTATGAGGTTGTTACTTATCAGGAGCATGCACTGGAAAAAAGTTCTCATGCAAGAGCCATTGCCTATGTGGGAATTCAGAAGCCGGACGGCGCTTTGGCATGGGGTGCAGGGGTACACGAAGACATTATTCATGCTTCCATTGATGCTCTGGTTGCAGCTATAAACAACCGTTAA
- a CDS encoding BlaR1 family beta-lactam sensor/signal transducer: MADFMVRFLICNVLICGIIGILLLMKRIFKNSLSNRMQYNLWFLLMGILAVPFLPFRLFKAWEIFLWLKNLTSFPVPKAAANINLASHSNIVGSKNRMEDFTLSVNREAPSIIIYLLLALWIFGMFIMLLLAIRSVLRLSTLKKSALPLQSQKVQKLYQRCLKDIGISKNIPVYSTAYLKSPVMVGFCKPCIYLPIHLISDDNETDIRYMLLHELQHYKHKDGIASYLMSLAGIVYWFNPLVWYAQKEMRNEREIACDTSVLNLLDTDDYAAYGNTLINFAEKISLTPVPFASGISGNMKQMKRRIVNITSYETPTLRKKLKSAAAFLLTSVLLLGLSPFVSTYAAEETHYHWNTASQNFSEINHLRDYFGKYEGSFVLYDLKGDIWKIYDMERATLQVAPNSTYKIYDALFGLENGIITPENSLIEWNGNSYPFEAWNRNQTLLSAMEASVNWYFQAIDEQLGASQVQKYLHEIGYGNEDLSGDFSSYWLESSLKISPIEQVELLTKLQNNSLGFALKNVKAVKDAIHISSSDFGNLYGKTGTGRVNGKDINGWFIGFVEKTDNTYFFATNLHAANHADGNAASKITMSILSDMNIWE; encoded by the coding sequence ATGGCTGATTTTATGGTTCGCTTTCTTATCTGCAATGTACTAATCTGCGGCATCATTGGCATCCTTCTGCTCATGAAACGTATTTTTAAAAACAGTTTATCCAATCGAATGCAATATAATTTATGGTTTCTGCTTATGGGGATTTTGGCTGTTCCGTTTTTACCTTTCCGTCTCTTCAAGGCATGGGAAATCTTTCTATGGTTGAAAAATCTAACTTCCTTTCCTGTGCCCAAAGCAGCAGCTAATATCAATCTGGCTTCCCATTCTAATATTGTCGGCAGCAAAAATCGGATGGAAGATTTCACTCTTTCTGTAAATAGAGAAGCTCCATCCATAATTATCTATCTATTGCTTGCTCTTTGGATTTTTGGCATGTTTATCATGCTTCTATTGGCAATCCGCTCTGTACTTCGCCTTTCAACTTTAAAAAAATCTGCCTTGCCCCTTCAGAGTCAAAAGGTTCAAAAATTGTATCAGCGCTGTTTAAAGGATATTGGCATTTCCAAAAACATTCCTGTATACAGCACCGCCTATCTAAAATCACCTGTCATGGTTGGATTTTGTAAACCGTGTATCTACCTTCCCATCCACCTGATATCAGATGATAACGAAACAGATATTCGATATATGCTGTTACATGAGCTGCAACATTATAAGCACAAAGACGGAATTGCAAGCTATCTGATGAGCCTTGCCGGAATTGTTTATTGGTTCAATCCACTTGTTTGGTATGCACAAAAAGAAATGCGTAATGAGCGGGAAATTGCCTGTGATACTTCCGTTTTAAATCTATTAGACACCGATGATTATGCTGCCTACGGAAATACGCTGATTAACTTTGCCGAAAAGATTTCTCTGACTCCGGTTCCCTTTGCATCCGGCATCAGCGGAAATATGAAGCAAATGAAACGAAGAATTGTAAATATTACTTCTTACGAAACGCCGACCTTACGGAAAAAACTAAAAAGCGCCGCTGCTTTTCTGCTAACATCTGTTCTGCTTTTGGGACTTTCACCCTTTGTCTCTACTTATGCAGCAGAGGAAACTCACTATCATTGGAATACCGCTTCCCAAAACTTTTCCGAAATAAACCACCTCCGTGATTATTTTGGAAAATATGAAGGCAGTTTTGTATTATATGATTTAAAAGGGGATATTTGGAAGATATATGATATGGAGCGTGCCACTTTACAAGTCGCACCAAATTCTACCTATAAAATATATGACGCTTTATTCGGATTAGAAAACGGTATCATCACACCGGAAAATTCCTTAATTGAATGGAACGGAAATTCCTATCCATTCGAAGCTTGGAATAGAAATCAGACATTACTGTCAGCCATGGAAGCTTCTGTCAACTGGTATTTTCAAGCCATTGATGAACAGCTTGGCGCTTCTCAAGTCCAGAAATATCTTCACGAAATCGGCTATGGAAACGAAGATTTGAGCGGTGATTTTTCTTCCTATTGGTTGGAAAGCTCCTTGAAAATTTCTCCGATAGAGCAAGTGGAGCTTCTGACTAAATTGCAGAATAACAGCTTAGGATTTGCACTGAAAAATGTAAAAGCCGTAAAAGATGCAATTCACATATCCTCCTCTGATTTTGGGAACTTGTATGGAAAAACAGGAACGGGACGAGTCAATGGGAAAGATATAAATGGCTGGTTTATCGGTTTTGTGGAAAAGACGGATAATACCTACTTTTTTGCTACTAATCTTCATGCAGCAAATCACGCAGACGGGAATGCCGCTTCGAAAATAACTATGTCTATTTTGTCTGATATGAATATCTGGGAATAG
- a CDS encoding GntR family transcriptional regulator, with protein sequence MRELLNQEKSIYIQIKEMLERDILKDIILEEEKVPSTNELAKLYAINPATAAKGVNLLVDEGILYKKRGIGMFVAAGAKEAIKKKKREHFFEDYIKGMLAEAASLGITKEDLIEMITTNKGDEK encoded by the coding sequence TTGCGGGAGCTCTTAAATCAGGAGAAATCCATTTACATTCAGATTAAGGAAATGCTGGAACGAGATATTTTGAAGGATATTATACTGGAAGAAGAAAAAGTTCCCAGTACAAACGAGCTGGCAAAGCTTTATGCCATAAATCCGGCTACGGCGGCAAAAGGCGTAAATCTTTTGGTAGACGAGGGGATTTTATACAAGAAAAGGGGGATTGGAATGTTTGTAGCAGCAGGAGCAAAGGAAGCCATTAAGAAGAAAAAAAGAGAACATTTTTTTGAAGATTATATAAAAGGTATGCTGGCAGAAGCAGCCAGTCTTGGAATTACAAAGGAAGATTTAATCGAGATGATTACTACAAATAAAGGAGATGAAAAATAA
- a CDS encoding ABC transporter ATP-binding protein, with product MKEGKLECKGLTKKYGKKEVLHNVNLELEKGKIYGLIGRNGAGKTTLLSILSAQNPASEGEILLNGESVWENKEALKHIYFAREINGAASSAISGFKVKEYLKIASEYLPNWDEELAEQLIKLFHLDKKKRIIKLSKGMSSMLTIVVALASKAEFTFLDEPVAGLDVVARDQFYRILLDEFTESGRTFVISTHIIEEAEDLFEEVIFLHKGEILLKENTQELLEHTAYISGKAEEVEAFIKGKQVYGLETIGRSKGGMVRWSEGEEPEATEDITLQKMHLQKIFISLCGREDDVE from the coding sequence ATGAAGGAAGGAAAATTGGAGTGTAAAGGACTTACGAAAAAATACGGCAAAAAAGAAGTTTTACATAATGTAAATCTGGAATTGGAAAAAGGAAAAATTTATGGATTAATCGGGAGAAACGGAGCAGGCAAAACCACTTTATTATCCATTCTTTCTGCTCAAAATCCCGCTTCAGAGGGAGAAATATTGCTAAACGGAGAGTCTGTATGGGAGAATAAAGAAGCTTTAAAGCATATTTATTTTGCCAGAGAAATCAACGGTGCGGCGTCTTCTGCAATCTCAGGCTTTAAGGTAAAGGAATATTTGAAAATTGCTTCAGAATATCTGCCTAATTGGGATGAAGAACTGGCAGAGCAATTAATAAAGTTATTTCATTTAGATAAGAAAAAAAGAATTATTAAGCTTTCTAAAGGAATGTCTTCCATGCTCACCATTGTAGTTGCACTGGCAAGCAAGGCAGAATTTACTTTTTTAGATGAACCTGTGGCAGGTTTGGACGTGGTGGCGAGAGACCAGTTTTACCGGATTTTATTAGATGAATTTACAGAAAGTGGAAGAACTTTTGTGATTTCTACTCATATTATTGAAGAAGCAGAGGATTTGTTTGAAGAAGTAATTTTTCTTCATAAAGGAGAAATCCTTTTAAAAGAAAATACTCAGGAGCTTTTGGAGCACACAGCTTATATCAGTGGAAAAGCAGAAGAAGTAGAGGCATTTATAAAGGGAAAACAGGTATATGGGCTGGAAACGATAGGCAGAAGCAAAGGCGGTATGGTTCGTTGGAGTGAAGGGGAAGAACCGGAAGCAACAGAAGATATTACCCTTCAAAAAATGCACTTACAGAAAATATTTATTTCTCTATGCGGCAGAGAGGATGATGTGGAATGA